In one window of Macadamia integrifolia cultivar HAES 741 chromosome 2, SCU_Mint_v3, whole genome shotgun sequence DNA:
- the LOC122088974 gene encoding transcription factor UPBEAT1-like, translating to MGTSDLHLLLASPDLKGIVLESISSGGPLSCKVSKAQAIRRRSSSSRRSNGGGHRLRARLPRISMKRRRILPEGSTRAMNEMEKKVRTLKKLIPNGKSSMGLDGLFRETAEYIESLQMRVKVMQVMVKALSGSDE from the coding sequence ATGGGCACTTCTGATCTCCATCTTCTCCTTGCTTCCCCTGATTTAAAGGGTATAGTTCTAGAGAGTATATCTTCAGGTGGTCCTCTCTCGTGCAAAGTCTCAAAAGCTCAggccattagaagaagaagcagcagcagcagaaggaGCAATGGAGGAGGGCATAGGTTGAGGGCAAGGTTGCCAAGGATCTCAATGAAAAGGAGGAGGATTCTTCCAGAAGGTTCTACAAGGGCCATGAAtgagatggagaagaaggttAGAACCCTGAAGAAACTCATCCCAAATGGAAAAAGCTCCATGGGCTTGGATGGGCTCTTCAGGGAAACAGCTGAATACATAGAATCTCTGCAAATGCGAGTGAAGGTTATGCAAGTTATGGTGAAGGCATTGTCTGGTTCAGATGAGTAA